From the Sulfitobacter sp. OXR-159 genome, the window GGCGCGGGCAATCTGTCGCACGCCGCTAGACCCAATGCCAAGACCGGCAGCCGTCGTCACCACGCCCTGAAGGCTCGTATATATGCTGAGCAGGCCAACCCCTGAGGGTCCAAGCAGTACCGCCAGTAATTTGATCCGAAATATGGAAATTACGATATTGACTGCTTGGGCGCTGCCAATAACCATCATCGATTTTATGAGGCCGCGTGATTCAGACATTTCTGCCCAAAATCTGTCGCCGCATTCCCTGATACCCAGCATCAAGCCGTTCAGTTACGTCTAAAGGTACAGTCAAGTCGTGCAGTTGAGCTTTACGAAGTACTATTCTGTCAATCAGCGCAACGCAGCGCCGATAACCGGGCCAATGCCGTAATCCGAAGATGCTAATCGCCTTTTGTACAAGACGCAGCCTGCCCAGATTCTTCAGGGAGACGCTGGGCAATTTTCGGGCTGTTGGAGCGCGGCCAATTAGTCCGCTATTGTGTTTATCAATTTGCAAAGTGGTTCCTATATACTCGTCTTTATCTATAAGTTCACCCAAGTCTAACTTGCCAGCAGAGAGAGTTTCAAAATCAATTAACTTCACATCTACGAAGCCTGCCTCATTAATAATCTTCAAGAGTTCCTCATAGTCATAGCATATCGCTCTTTGGTCACGACAAAACGCAGAAAAATCTAGCTGTAGGCCGATTGGCAATGATCGAAATATCTCTTGATAATAGGACGGTAGGGCAAGTTTTGGATCCCGCAGCGTTATCACTATACGACAAGGCAGGTTGCCAAGAACTTCCTTCAGCCTGCTGATCTTTTCCTGGACAGATGCGTGTTTTTGATGCACCAGAAGCATTTCTTCTGAGAGAAATATTGTCTTTCCAGAGTTTACTTGAACTGTAAGCTCATGGGTAAGATCAATTTGGTCATTCCGAGAAAAGTTAGTTTTTTTTGCACAGAACTCGTGTAACCTATAACTTAAACTTCCTGTATTAAGGTCGCGCGGCTGAAATGTTCCCGCAAACAGAAATTCTGAGCTTTTAATGGAACCAAGGGCGATTTGCATTGAAGTAGTTGCAGTCTTAGGCGGACCTATATGACATATAATTTTCCCTTTCACGAGATTTCCCCTTGCATAAGCTGAGTAGTAACAAGGTTGATACTCTTCGCATCCATTTGTGGCCAAATCGGCAGGCTCAGCACTTCTTCAGCCATTTGCCGTGCGAGAGTGAAATCATTAACGGCCATGCCGAGCCTTGCATAAGCTTCTTGCATATGTGGAGGGATCGGATAGTGGATCAATGTGCCGATGTCAGCCGCTGCAAGTCGCTGTTGCAGCGCATCCCGTTCGGTGCTGCGAATGACATACAGATGCCACACGGGGGCAGCCCAGTCGGGGACATGGGGAAGGATCAGCCCGCTGCTTTCCAGCCCCTTGGTATAGAGGTCCGCGATCTCCCGGCGACGGTCCGTCCACTCGTCAAGATGCTTTAGCTTCACCCGCAGCACTGCCGCCTGGATCGGGTCGAGGCGCGAGTTCACGCCCTGCACTTCGTTCACGTATTTCACTCGGCTGCCGTAATTACGCAGCACTTGAACCTTGTCCGCCAGCTCGGGGCGGTTCGTGGTAATGGCACCACCATCGCCCAAGGCGCCAAGGTTTTTTCCAGGGTAAAAACTCCAAC encodes:
- a CDS encoding DegT/DnrJ/EryC1/StrS family aminotransferase; this encodes MKIPFLDLGASYRELKPEIDTAVSRVLDSGWYILGPEVDAFEAEWAEYCEANHAVGLANGLDALILALRALDVGPGDEVIVPSNTYIATWMAVSAVGATPVPVEPDPATHNIDPPRIAAAITPQTKVLLPVHLYGQPADLDPILTLARQHGIKVVEDAAQAHGARYKGKRIGAHGDIVCWSFYPGKNLGALGDGGAITTNRPELADKVQVLRNYGSRVKYVNEVQGVNSRLDPIQAAVLRVKLKHLDEWTDRRREIADLYTKGLESSGLILPHVPDWAAPVWHLYVIRSTERDALQQRLAAADIGTLIHYPIPPHMQEAYARLGMAVNDFTLARQMAEEVLSLPIWPQMDAKSINLVTTQLMQGEIS